A stretch of Rhodothermales bacterium DNA encodes these proteins:
- a CDS encoding ATP-binding protein, which produces MKRHPTIRRSRRLSVTLVTTFLALAITMQVATTALDLMVSLRTLRIALTDRQHRLAASASTAVSDFIYSKIERLQLTERIAHLGVSNPADRHLAMERLLGIDRSIRHVIYYDHAASKLASASRFSQFSSLRIEPAILEALLERTRGGLTYISPVIIDDATSEPTVLIAIPVRGALGEFAGTLLAQTNLKFMWDLVSEIEVGESGQAYVVDDVGNVIASRDISRVLRTDNLKHLQVVSDFLTQTHHDAGDYTAKTTRGIEGTRVVSMFVSLGDPEWAVVIEMPFREAYAFIWEKLLLSVISLIGLGIVAYVSAIYLSRRITKPLTELRDVTRSISQGKLDTRIETTARNEIGDLAASFNQMMADLKMTTVSRDSLADEIAIRKETESQLLQAKLEAEHASRAKSEFLANMSHEIRTPMNGVIGMTSILLSTGLSSEQRQYAEMIQASADDLLTVINDILDYSKVEAGKLDLETISFDLRNAIEDAADLLAMNAAKKGLELVCVVDRNVPSSVLGDPGRLRQILLNLANNAIKFTHEGEVTIRAGALERVENRATVRFSVQDTGIGIPKDRMDRLFKSFSQVDSSTTRTYGGTGLGLAISRQLVDMMHGQIGVESEEGQGSTFWFTINFECLPDAEPRSHPDIARRRALIIEPSVSIRTALLEHFALLEIDAVEAADDRQAHARIDEALLANAPFDFALIDRHAFTVGAVAFTDILTLSPALAGAKLILMTSVDRGSEKERLLEHGFASRLTKPVKLSRLLDCLLKGIPESTPELPSPNADVAATNRARILLAEDNLTNQQVALHILRKRGHTVDAVANGREALAAVASGAYDLVLMDVQMPVMDGFAATAAIRQMDGSARTIPIIAMTAHAMAGDREKCLEAGMDDYTSKPIISRELFATIDRWTAGIEPAPLDPASPSGIPAIDPAPINFDDALERFAGDREFLDELLGDFQSQAIDILQAIRSAVDAGDADALRYQAHTLKGAAANLGANALSAAAFELEKIGKVGALDGAGEALIRLVAERDRLEAYLAEHPVVA; this is translated from the coding sequence ATGAAGCGGCATCCTACCATACGTCGATCGCGCCGGCTGAGTGTCACGCTAGTGACCACGTTCCTGGCGCTGGCCATCACGATGCAGGTCGCGACAACCGCGCTCGACCTCATGGTCAGCCTGCGCACGTTACGGATCGCACTTACGGATCGCCAGCATCGACTGGCGGCCTCCGCCTCGACGGCGGTAAGCGATTTCATCTACAGCAAGATCGAACGCCTTCAACTGACCGAACGGATTGCACATCTTGGCGTGTCGAATCCTGCTGATCGGCACCTTGCAATGGAACGGCTGCTGGGGATCGATCGATCGATCCGGCACGTCATCTACTACGACCATGCCGCGTCGAAGCTCGCCAGTGCTTCCCGTTTTTCACAGTTCTCCTCGCTCCGCATCGAGCCGGCGATCCTCGAGGCGCTTTTAGAGCGAACGCGCGGCGGTCTCACCTACATCAGCCCGGTGATCATCGACGATGCCACCAGCGAACCCACGGTGCTGATTGCCATCCCCGTGCGAGGCGCGTTGGGCGAATTTGCCGGCACCCTGCTCGCCCAGACCAACCTGAAGTTCATGTGGGACCTGGTGAGCGAAATCGAGGTCGGGGAAAGCGGCCAAGCCTATGTGGTAGATGATGTAGGAAACGTCATCGCCTCCAGAGACATCAGCCGCGTGCTGCGCACCGACAATCTGAAGCACCTCCAGGTCGTGTCGGATTTCCTCACCCAAACACACCACGACGCTGGCGACTATACCGCCAAAACCACACGCGGGATTGAAGGCACACGGGTCGTATCCATGTTCGTGAGCCTCGGGGACCCCGAATGGGCAGTGGTGATCGAGATGCCGTTTCGCGAGGCCTACGCCTTTATCTGGGAAAAATTACTCCTCTCCGTTATCTCGCTGATCGGCCTCGGTATCGTGGCCTATGTATCCGCCATCTACCTCTCCCGGCGCATAACGAAGCCGTTGACAGAACTGCGCGACGTCACCCGGAGCATCAGCCAGGGCAAACTCGACACCCGCATCGAAACGACCGCGCGCAACGAGATCGGTGATCTGGCGGCCAGCTTCAACCAGATGATGGCGGACCTGAAGATGACGACCGTCTCACGGGATTCGCTTGCCGACGAGATCGCGATCCGCAAAGAAACCGAATCGCAGTTGCTCCAGGCCAAACTCGAAGCCGAACACGCCTCGCGGGCCAAAAGCGAGTTCCTGGCCAACATGAGCCATGAAATCCGCACCCCGATGAACGGCGTGATTGGGATGACGAGCATCTTGCTCAGTACCGGACTATCGAGCGAGCAACGCCAGTACGCCGAGATGATCCAGGCCAGCGCGGATGACCTGCTGACGGTCATCAACGACATCCTCGACTACTCGAAGGTAGAGGCCGGCAAACTCGACCTCGAAACGATCTCGTTCGATCTCCGGAATGCGATTGAGGACGCCGCGGACCTCCTTGCCATGAATGCGGCCAAAAAAGGGCTCGAACTGGTCTGTGTGGTCGACCGCAACGTGCCTTCGAGCGTCCTGGGAGACCCCGGCCGGCTCCGCCAGATCCTGCTCAACCTGGCCAACAACGCGATCAAATTTACCCACGAGGGAGAGGTCACGATCCGCGCCGGAGCCCTTGAACGCGTGGAAAACCGGGCTACCGTGCGATTCTCGGTGCAGGACACGGGGATCGGGATTCCAAAAGACCGCATGGATCGCCTGTTCAAGTCGTTCTCGCAGGTCGACTCCTCCACGACGCGCACATACGGGGGGACCGGCCTCGGCCTCGCCATCTCCCGCCAGTTGGTCGACATGATGCACGGCCAGATCGGTGTGGAAAGCGAGGAAGGGCAGGGCTCCACGTTCTGGTTCACGATCAACTTTGAGTGCCTCCCCGACGCGGAGCCGCGGAGCCACCCGGATATTGCCAGGCGCCGGGCGCTCATCATAGAGCCGTCCGTTTCGATTCGCACCGCCCTGCTCGAACACTTTGCGCTGCTCGAAATCGACGCGGTCGAAGCCGCTGACGACCGGCAAGCACACGCGCGGATCGACGAGGCCCTGCTCGCCAACGCCCCGTTTGATTTTGCGCTGATCGACCGCCACGCCTTCACGGTTGGCGCCGTTGCATTCACCGATATCCTGACGCTGTCGCCTGCGCTGGCGGGGGCCAAGCTGATCCTGATGACCTCGGTGGATCGCGGCTCGGAAAAAGAGCGGCTGCTCGAGCACGGTTTCGCCAGCCGTCTCACCAAACCCGTCAAGCTATCGCGCCTCCTCGATTGCCTCTTAAAGGGCATACCCGAATCGACACCGGAGCTCCCCTCCCCGAATGCCGATGTTGCCGCCACGAACCGGGCCCGCATCCTGCTCGCCGAGGACAATCTCACCAACCAGCAGGTGGCGCTGCACATCCTGCGGAAACGAGGCCATACCGTGGATGCCGTCGCGAACGGACGCGAAGCGCTCGCGGCCGTCGCGTCGGGCGCGTACGACCTCGTCCTGATGGACGTCCAGATGCCGGTGATGGACGGCTTCGCGGCAACGGCCGCCATCCGTCAGATGGATGGATCGGCGCGAACCATACCCATCATCGCAATGACGGCCCATGCCATGGCCGGCGACCGCGAGAAGTGCCTCGAAGCCGGAATGGACGACTACACCTCGAAGCCGATCATCTCCCGCGAACTGTTTGCGACGATCGACCGCTGGACGGCTGGCATCGAGCCAGCGCCGCTCGATCCTGCGTCACCCTCTGGCATCCCCGCCATCGACCCTGCCCCGATCAATTTCGACGACGCGCTGGAGCGCTTCGCCGGCGACCGCGAGTTCCTCGACGAATTACTCGGCGACTTCCAATCCCAGGCCATCGACATCCTGCAGGCCATCCGCTCCGCCGTCGACGCCGGCGACGCCGACGCCCTCCGCTACCAGGCCCATACATTAAAGGGCGCCGCCGCGAACCTGGGCGCCAATGCCCTGTCGGCCGCCGCGTTCGAGCTTGAAAAGATAGGGAAAGTAGGCGCGCTCGATGGCGCCGGCGAAGCACTCATCCGCCTCGTGGCCGAACGCGACCGGCTGGAGGCCTACCTCGCCGAGCACCCGGTCGTCGCCTGA
- a CDS encoding serine hydrolase, with protein MLRILPLFVLLLLSSFPSVAQPAPPGIDSYTAAVLSAFEVPGIALAIVKDGRVVLAKGYGVRELGNPAPVDDRTLFGIASNSKAFTATALALLVEEGRLGWEDRVIDHLPWFQLSDAFVTRELTIRDLLVHRSGLGLGAGDLLWWPASTYNRREVAERLRYLPLVTSFRSAYAYDNVLYLVAGEVIETLSGMSWEDFVQTRILDRVGMADSNPRHSDAGAPGANVAVTHARVDGVVRPIAPFTSDNTNPAGGINASARDIARWMIVQLDSGRVAGDDRLFSRRTARELWTPLTPTPIGTPPPDLAPLQRQFSGYALGFDVHDYRGHKVVTHTGGLPGYVSKVTMIPELKLGVAVFTNQESGRAFTAMTYHVLDHYLGANDTDWLVALANYEQQGLREIADTEAAIATERNAGAGPSLSPAAYVGTYTDAWYGDILVEQKPDGALELRFSRTPSLVGSMEHWQYDTFIVRWYDRELRADAFITFALHPDGSIDQARMQAVSPATDFSYDFQDLLLKPAIR; from the coding sequence ATGCTCCGCATCCTCCCGCTCTTCGTCCTCCTCCTTCTCTCGTCCTTCCCCAGTGTCGCCCAGCCGGCGCCGCCGGGCATCGACTCGTACACCGCCGCCGTCCTTTCTGCTTTCGAGGTCCCGGGCATCGCCCTCGCCATCGTAAAGGACGGTCGTGTGGTCCTGGCGAAAGGGTACGGCGTCCGCGAGCTGGGAAATCCGGCACCGGTCGATGATCGAACACTGTTCGGCATCGCCTCCAACTCCAAGGCCTTCACAGCCACCGCGCTCGCATTACTCGTCGAAGAGGGTCGGCTCGGGTGGGAAGATCGGGTGATCGACCACCTGCCTTGGTTCCAACTCAGCGACGCGTTTGTCACCCGCGAACTCACCATCCGCGACCTGCTCGTGCACCGCAGCGGCCTTGGCCTCGGCGCCGGCGACCTGCTCTGGTGGCCGGCTTCCACCTATAACCGCCGCGAAGTGGCCGAACGCCTCCGCTACCTCCCGCTCGTCACCAGCTTCCGGAGCGCGTACGCGTACGACAACGTCCTCTACCTCGTCGCCGGCGAGGTCATCGAAACCCTGAGCGGAATGTCGTGGGAGGATTTTGTCCAGACCCGTATCCTCGACCGGGTGGGCATGGCCGACAGCAACCCCCGCCACTCCGACGCCGGCGCTCCGGGCGCCAACGTGGCCGTCACCCACGCCCGCGTCGATGGCGTCGTCCGCCCCATCGCGCCCTTCACCAGCGACAACACGAACCCCGCCGGCGGTATCAACGCCAGCGCCCGCGACATCGCGAGGTGGATGATCGTCCAGCTGGACTCCGGCCGGGTAGCCGGCGATGACCGCCTCTTCTCACGCCGCACCGCCCGTGAACTCTGGACCCCCCTTACGCCCACGCCCATCGGCACCCCGCCGCCGGACCTCGCGCCGCTCCAGCGCCAGTTCTCCGGGTATGCGCTCGGGTTCGACGTGCACGACTATCGCGGCCACAAGGTGGTCACTCATACGGGTGGGCTGCCGGGATATGTGTCCAAGGTGACCATGATCCCCGAGTTAAAACTCGGCGTGGCCGTGTTCACCAACCAGGAGTCCGGCCGCGCCTTCACGGCGATGACGTACCACGTGCTCGACCACTATCTCGGCGCGAACGACACCGACTGGCTCGTCGCCCTCGCGAACTATGAACAACAGGGCCTGCGCGAGATCGCGGATACGGAAGCCGCCATCGCCACCGAGCGGAACGCCGGCGCCGGCCCCTCCCTATCGCCGGCCGCCTACGTGGGGACCTACACGGACGCCTGGTACGGCGACATCCTCGTCGAACAAAAACCCGACGGCGCCCTCGAACTCCGCTTCAGCCGGACGCCTTCTCTCGTGGGATCGATGGAGCACTGGCAGTACGACACCTTCATCGTCCGCTGGTACGACCGCGAACTCCGCGCCGACGCCTTCATCACATTCGCCCTCCACCCGGACGGCTCGATCGATCAGGCCAGGATGCAGGCGGTGTCGCCGGCGACGGATTTCAGCTACGATTTCCAGGATTTGCTCCTGAAACCGGCTATACGTTAA
- a CDS encoding DinB family protein, with translation MPILDLLEQTRAETLRHFDLDDRRLGLRYAPGKWTVRQLLHHLSDAETVLFDRIRRVISEPRQVIWAFDQDAWAQGLDYEGRPLPLSRDLYLATRAGVIHYARLHYEADGHKEFVHNEAGVRTLKQEFDKVAAHNRGHLDQIAKALGKDHTHG, from the coding sequence ATGCCTATTCTCGACCTCCTCGAACAGACCCGCGCCGAGACGCTCCGGCACTTCGACCTCGACGACCGCCGGCTCGGCCTCCGCTACGCGCCCGGCAAATGGACCGTCCGCCAGCTCCTCCACCACCTATCCGATGCGGAGACGGTACTCTTCGACCGCATCCGGCGGGTAATCAGCGAGCCGCGCCAGGTGATCTGGGCGTTCGACCAGGACGCCTGGGCGCAGGGGCTCGACTATGAAGGCAGGCCGCTGCCCCTTTCCAGAGACCTGTATCTGGCTACCCGCGCCGGCGTTATCCACTATGCGCGGCTCCATTACGAAGCGGACGGGCACAAGGAATTCGTGCACAACGAGGCCGGCGTGCGTACCCTGAAGCAGGAGTTCGACAAGGTGGCGGCCCACAACCGGGGCCATCTGGACCAGATCGCCAAGGCGCTAGGTAAGGATCACACCCATGGATGA
- a CDS encoding TolC family protein has translation MDDIKRWGGLLLLLLFPAIAAGQDIRTLTAEEAVQFGLERNALIRSAEAGAAEADAVYRAARAARRPSVTAQGSYTRLSDNIPAITFTQPGTDIEVTLAPVVLDRYYSEIGIEQPLFTGLRIHHQIQAASHQAEAAAMDAEWQEADVAFQIKQAYWRLYEAQGLQSAVAASLARVEAYVNDVRNRRDAGAALESDLLTAQTRRSEVQLEQIQRDNAVQVARLELNRLIGLPLDAIIQLVAVDLVDTVDALDGLLARAGAQHPQVDGLVAQVEALEANVKASQGGWLPEIVATGRYAYSRPNQYFFLDQDAFRGNWEAGVAVRWNLWNGGQREAGTQEARARLQGAEARLAYARDEIAVSITSRYLDVQRAEASYNVIQQNVREAEEAYRVVQQQHQEGVALTSTMLEVEEALRLAQSRAAQAVAGQMMALAALRFTLGEIR, from the coding sequence ATGGATGACATAAAAAGATGGGGAGGATTGCTCCTCCTTCTGCTCTTCCCAGCCATCGCCGCCGGCCAGGACATCCGCACTCTCACCGCCGAGGAGGCCGTGCAGTTTGGCCTCGAGCGTAACGCCCTCATCCGCTCCGCCGAGGCCGGCGCCGCCGAGGCCGACGCCGTCTACCGCGCTGCCCGAGCCGCGCGGCGGCCGTCCGTCACCGCGCAGGGCAGCTACACTCGCCTCAGCGACAACATCCCCGCCATCACCTTCACCCAGCCGGGGACGGACATCGAGGTAACCCTCGCCCCGGTGGTGCTGGATCGGTATTATTCGGAGATCGGGATTGAGCAGCCGCTCTTCACCGGGCTCCGCATCCACCACCAGATCCAGGCGGCATCCCACCAGGCCGAGGCGGCGGCGATGGACGCCGAATGGCAGGAGGCGGATGTCGCGTTTCAGATCAAACAGGCCTACTGGCGGCTGTATGAGGCGCAAGGTCTACAGTCCGCCGTGGCCGCCTCACTCGCCCGTGTCGAGGCGTATGTAAACGATGTGCGCAATCGCCGCGACGCCGGCGCCGCCCTCGAAAGCGACCTTCTGACCGCCCAGACCCGCCGCTCGGAAGTGCAGCTCGAACAGATCCAGCGGGACAACGCCGTTCAAGTGGCGCGCCTCGAACTGAACCGACTAATCGGGTTGCCGCTGGATGCCATCATCCAACTTGTTGCAGTGGACTTGGTGGACACGGTGGACGCGTTGGACGGGCTTCTTGCTCGTGCCGGGGCACAGCATCCTCAGGTGGATGGGTTGGTCGCTCAGGTTGAGGCCCTCGAAGCCAATGTCAAAGCCTCGCAGGGTGGCTGGCTCCCGGAGATCGTGGCGACGGGCCGGTACGCCTACTCGCGTCCGAACCAGTACTTCTTCCTCGATCAGGATGCGTTTCGCGGCAACTGGGAGGCCGGCGTGGCCGTCCGCTGGAACCTGTGGAACGGCGGCCAGCGCGAAGCCGGCACGCAGGAGGCGCGCGCCCGGCTCCAGGGCGCCGAAGCCCGGCTCGCCTACGCGCGGGACGAGATCGCGGTGTCGATCACCAGCCGATACCTGGATGTCCAACGCGCCGAGGCGTCGTACAATGTCATCCAACAAAACGTCCGCGAGGCGGAAGAAGCCTACCGGGTGGTCCAGCAGCAACACCAGGAAGGGGTCGCGCTCACGAGCACGATGCTGGAGGTGGAAGAGGCGCTGCGGCTGGCGCAATCCCGGGCCGCCCAGGCGGTAGCCGGCCAGATGATGGCCCTCGCCGCGCTGCGTTTCACCCTCGGCGAGATCCGATGA
- a CDS encoding ABC transporter ATP-binding protein — MSDMEANTVFSTRRLTKVYDMGEVQVHALRGIDVDFYSGELVVLLGASGSGKSTLLNILGGLDTATGGTVLYKDQDLTRATDKQLTEYRRHHVGFVFQFYNLIPSLTARENVAIVTEISHNPMKPEEALDLVGLGDRMDHFPAQLSGGQQQRVAIARAIAKQPAVLLCDEPTGALDSQTGVIVLEALDRVNREIGTTTVIITHNVAQSEMAGRVIHLSDGRITDVHTNTHKKAPGELTW, encoded by the coding sequence ATGAGCGATATGGAAGCCAACACCGTCTTCAGCACCCGCCGCCTCACGAAGGTCTACGACATGGGCGAAGTGCAGGTCCATGCCCTCCGCGGGATCGACGTGGATTTTTACAGCGGCGAACTCGTCGTGCTCCTCGGCGCGTCCGGCTCCGGGAAATCCACCCTGCTCAACATCCTCGGCGGGCTGGATACCGCCACCGGGGGGACCGTGCTTTACAAGGACCAGGACCTCACCCGCGCCACCGACAAACAGCTGACCGAATACCGCCGGCACCACGTCGGCTTCGTGTTCCAGTTCTACAACCTCATCCCCAGCCTCACGGCCCGCGAGAACGTGGCCATCGTCACCGAAATCTCCCACAACCCCATGAAGCCCGAGGAAGCGCTCGACCTGGTGGGGCTGGGGGATCGGATGGATCATTTTCCGGCGCAACTCTCCGGCGGCCAGCAGCAGCGCGTAGCCATCGCGCGGGCGATCGCCAAACAGCCGGCGGTGCTGCTGTGCGACGAACCCACCGGCGCGCTCGACTCCCAGACCGGCGTGATCGTCCTCGAAGCGCTCGACCGCGTCAACCGGGAAATCGGGACGACGACAGTGATCATCACCCACAACGTGGCGCAGTCCGAAATGGCCGGACGTGTGATCCACCTCAGCGACGGGCGGATTACCGACGTCCACACCAACACCCACAAAAAGGCTCCCGGCGAGCTTACCTGGTAA
- a CDS encoding FtsX-like permease family protein → MRAIDRKMLRDLWGMRGPALAIAVVIVSGVATFVTMTSTMGALQRTLDSYYTEYRFADLFAGVRRAPETLLETLRGVEGVSQVMTRVTAGVNLEVPGFDQPVSGQLVSIPEGRQPALNQLYIREGRLIEPGREEEVLVNEVFAEAHGLRPGDRLTAVINGRRKALRVAGIALSPEFLMQIQPGSLFPDPQRFGVLWMGREALAAAYDMGGAFNDVAFTLAPGVDEETVMDRLDQILGAYGGVGVNRRAQQPSHFYITEEFRQLRSMATMLPVIFLAVAAFLLNIVVTRLIGTQREQIAVLKAFGYSNGTVGWHYTKLVFVVALSGAAAGVVLGMWMGRGMGNLYLTFYRFPYLEYALDPSVVSAAVALTIGATFAGVIRAVRRAVKLPPAEAMRPAPPASYRPTVVERIGLQKYLDQPTRMILRNLERQPVKALLTITGIASSCAILIMGLFMSGAFDYILRIQYGIAQRDDLTISFAQPTSTASLYELKALPGVIHAEPFRMAPVTLRHRHWSYDTAVQGIPRDAYLRRVIDTELRSIDIPAEGVILTERLAEILHVRPGDVVTVEVQEGRRLVREAPVVSLTRQYLGVAAYMDLDAVNRLVGGGQAISGALLTTDRDQEEGLTRLLQRRPSVIGIVAQERAIASFMETSAESMLTFTFILSFFAGVIAFGVVYNSARIALSERDRELASLRVLGFTRGEIAYILLGELAVLTLLAIPLGFLMGTGMTAGVVQGLQTDLYQIPMVLEKKTFALAALVVLVATTISALIVRRKLSHLDLVGVLKTRE, encoded by the coding sequence ATGCGCGCGATCGACCGGAAAATGCTGCGGGATCTGTGGGGCATGCGCGGGCCGGCCCTGGCCATCGCGGTCGTGATCGTCAGCGGCGTGGCGACCTTTGTCACCATGACCTCCACTATGGGCGCGCTGCAGCGGACCCTCGACAGCTACTATACGGAGTACCGGTTCGCCGACCTGTTCGCCGGCGTCCGCCGCGCACCCGAGACCCTCCTCGAAACCCTCCGCGGTGTCGAAGGCGTGAGCCAGGTGATGACGCGGGTTACCGCCGGCGTCAACCTCGAGGTGCCGGGGTTCGACCAACCGGTGTCCGGTCAGCTGGTATCTATCCCGGAGGGCCGGCAGCCGGCGCTCAACCAGCTGTACATCCGCGAGGGCCGGCTCATCGAGCCGGGGCGCGAGGAAGAGGTGCTCGTCAACGAGGTATTCGCCGAGGCGCACGGCCTCCGGCCCGGCGACCGGCTCACCGCCGTCATCAACGGCCGGCGGAAGGCGCTGCGGGTGGCCGGCATCGCGCTGTCGCCCGAGTTTTTGATGCAGATCCAGCCCGGATCCCTCTTCCCGGACCCCCAGCGGTTCGGGGTGTTGTGGATGGGCCGCGAAGCGCTGGCCGCCGCGTACGACATGGGCGGCGCGTTTAACGACGTGGCGTTTACCCTGGCGCCGGGTGTCGACGAAGAGACGGTGATGGACCGCCTCGATCAGATCCTGGGCGCCTACGGCGGCGTCGGCGTCAACCGTCGGGCGCAGCAGCCGTCGCACTTCTACATCACCGAAGAATTCCGGCAGCTCCGCAGCATGGCGACGATGCTGCCCGTCATCTTCCTCGCCGTGGCCGCGTTCCTGCTGAACATCGTCGTCACCCGCCTGATTGGGACGCAGCGCGAGCAGATCGCCGTGCTCAAGGCGTTCGGGTACAGCAACGGCACGGTGGGCTGGCATTATACCAAACTTGTGTTTGTCGTAGCTCTCTCCGGCGCGGCCGCCGGCGTGGTGTTGGGGATGTGGATGGGGCGCGGGATGGGTAACCTCTACCTGACGTTTTACCGGTTTCCGTACCTCGAATACGCGCTGGACCCATCGGTCGTGTCGGCGGCGGTGGCGCTGACGATCGGGGCCACGTTCGCCGGCGTCATCCGCGCCGTGCGCCGGGCCGTGAAGCTGCCGCCGGCCGAGGCCATGCGGCCGGCCCCGCCGGCGTCCTACCGGCCGACGGTCGTCGAGCGCATCGGCCTCCAGAAATACCTCGACCAGCCCACCCGGATGATCCTCCGCAACCTCGAACGGCAGCCGGTGAAGGCCCTGCTCACCATCACCGGCATCGCCAGCTCGTGCGCCATCCTCATCATGGGGCTGTTCATGAGCGGCGCGTTCGATTACATCCTGCGTATCCAGTACGGCATCGCCCAGCGGGACGACCTGACGATCTCCTTCGCCCAGCCCACGTCCACCGCCTCGCTGTACGAACTCAAAGCCCTGCCGGGCGTGATCCACGCCGAGCCGTTCCGGATGGCGCCCGTCACCCTCCGCCACCGGCACTGGAGCTACGACACCGCCGTCCAGGGCATCCCGCGGGACGCGTACCTGCGGCGCGTCATCGACACCGAGCTGCGCTCGATCGACATCCCCGCCGAGGGCGTCATCCTCACGGAACGCCTCGCCGAAATCCTCCACGTCCGCCCTGGCGACGTGGTGACCGTGGAGGTACAGGAAGGCCGCCGGCTCGTGCGCGAGGCGCCCGTCGTCAGCCTTACCCGCCAGTACCTCGGCGTGGCGGCGTACATGGACCTCGACGCCGTCAACCGACTCGTCGGCGGCGGCCAGGCTATTTCAGGCGCGCTGCTGACGACGGATCGGGATCAGGAGGAGGGGCTCACCCGGCTGTTGCAACGGCGGCCCTCCGTGATCGGCATCGTGGCGCAGGAGCGGGCCATCGCGTCGTTTATGGAGACGTCGGCCGAGAGCATGCTCACGTTTACGTTTATCCTCAGCTTTTTTGCCGGCGTCATTGCCTTCGGGGTCGTCTACAACAGCGCCCGGATCGCGCTATCCGAGCGCGACCGCGAACTCGCCAGCCTCCGCGTCCTCGGGTTTACCCGGGGGGAGATCGCCTACATTCTGCTGGGCGAGTTGGCCGTGCTCACCCTGCTCGCCATCCCCCTCGGGTTTTTGATGGGGACGGGGATGACGGCCGGCGTCGTGCAGGGGCTGCAAACGGACCTGTACCAGATTCCGATGGTGCTCGAGAAAAAGACGTTCGCACTGGCCGCACTGGTCGTGCTGGTGGCCACGACGATCTCGGCCCTCATCGTACGCCGCAAGCTCAGCCACCTGGACCTCGTGGGGGTCCTCAAAACGAGAGAATAG